Proteins encoded within one genomic window of Perognathus longimembris pacificus isolate PPM17 chromosome 28, ASM2315922v1, whole genome shotgun sequence:
- the Ercc6l gene encoding DNA excision repair protein ERCC-6-like gives MMEASRSSTEGQNLSSRQAAHYLRYVKEAKEAAKNGDLEEALKLFNLAKDIFPNEKVMSRIQKLQEALEELAGEENDEFIDVCNSGLLLYRELHNQLFEYQKEGVAFLYSLYRDGKKGGILADDMGLGKTVQIIAFLSGMFDASFVKHVLLIMPTSLINTWIKEFAKWTPGMRVKTFHGPSKDERTRNLWRIQQRNGIIITTYQMLINNWQHLTSFSGQEFVWDYVILDEAHKIKSSSTKTAICARAVPARNRLLLTGTPIQNNLQELWSLFDFACQGSLLGTLKTFKMEYEHPIVRAREKDATPGEKALGLKISENLMAIIKPYFLRRNKEEVQKKEPSDPEVRPNENTAGADPICEMPSLSRKNDLIIWIHLVPLQEEIYRKFTSLDHIKELLMETRSPLAELSVLKKLCDHPRLLSARVYGLLNLANVKFSAQDINEEDSSEVHNIDHVTDETLMKESGKMIFLMDLLKRLRDEGHQTLVFSQSRQILNIVERLLKSKHFKVLRIDGTVTRLWEREKRIQLFQQNKEYSVFLLTTLVGGVGLTLTAATRVVIFDPSWNPATDAQAVDRVYRIGQKKNVVIYRLITCGTVEEKIYRRQVFKDSLIRQTTGDKKNPFRYFTKQELKELFTIEDLQNSATQLQLQSLHAAQRKSDETLDEHIAYLHSLGIAGISDHDLIYTHDLSIKEELDVIEESQYIQHRVQKAQFLVEFESQNTVGKQRTENEEVWQRASSLPSQTKKRCPELNKSQPRPSPFITTHYTQGDDIGSQMANIHLDDQSQESEPQDLSSVAVNATMMQDSCHPYENKFDADSATTLPMGVGSAEDMWTESSGGTAEVCGIEDEAVQEALQERPKQESLQESPRGSLTPSFSQSVRAEAEPGPNLDVQDTEVLHSCSPWPINPVTKENKSEESNTSIIEISHDSLSASHSALQVAQENEADAKEKALASPPQYACNFNLFLEDSADNRQNLSHQSLEHVGKEESPCGSAVNSRVESVQDETEEVVVNVNTRSKARRIISDDEDEDDFFKGTSSTSPFSTSPFEFTSVKQFDASTPKNTSQSVRFFSPKLPESVNKSTSSRRSLASRRSLINVALDHVEDMEEELDDNCKAQGAAADPQGEAGSDECTEEQPPSEIPPSQDKSTGLRMSEPGSPALLTSSGAAPEPPSAEPLVDLPQEVAVEAPNDYETLVARGKELKECGKIQEALDCFVKALDIKSADPEVMLMTLSLYKQLSNT, from the coding sequence ATATGTGAAAGAGGCCAAAGAAGCAGCTAAAAATGGAGATTTGGAAGAAGCGCTTAAACTTTTCAATTTGGCAAAGGACATTTTTCCCAATGAAAAAGTGATGAGCAGAATCCAAAAACTACAGGAGGCCTTGGAGGAGTTGGCAGGAGAAGAAAATGATGAATTTATAGACGTGTGCAACTCAGGTTTGCTGCTTTACCGAGAACTACATAACCAGCTCTTTGAGTATCAGAAGGAAGGTGTCGCTTTTCTCTATAGCCTCTATAGAGATGGAAAAAAAGGGGGTATCTTGGCAGATGATATGGGATTAGGGAAGACTGTTCAAATCATTGCTTTCCTTTCTGGTATGTTTGATGCTTCTTTTGTGAAGCATGTGCTGTTGATCATGCCAACCAGTCTCATCAACACATGGATCAAAGAGTTTGCCAAGTGGACTCCAGGAATGAGAGTGAAGACTTTTCATGGTCCTAGCAAGGATGAACGTACCAGAAACCTCTGGCGAATTCAACAAAGGAATGGCATCATTATCACCACATACCAAATGTTAATCAATAACTGGCAGCACCTTACAAGCTTTAGTGGTCAAGAGTTTGTGTGGGACTATGTGATCCTTGATGAAGCCCATAAAATAAAAAGCTCCTCTACGAAGACAGCAATCTGTGCTCGTGCTGTCCCTGCAAGGAATCGCCTCCTCCTTACAGGAACTCCAATCCAGAATAATTTGCAAGAATTGTGGTCTCTGTTTGACTTTGCTTGCCAAGGATCCTTACTAGGAacattaaaaacttttaaaatggaGTATGAACATCCTATTGTTCGCGCAAGAGAGAAAGATGCTACCCCAGGGGAAAAAGCCTTGGGACTTAAGATCTCTGAAAACTTAATGGCAATCATAAAGCCCTATTTTCTCAGGAGGAATAAAGAAGAAGTACAGAAGAAAGAGCCAAGTGACCCAGAGGTGAGACCCAATGAGAACACTGCAGGTGCTGATCCCATTTGTGAAATGCCATCCCTTTCCAGGAAAAATGATTTAATCATATGGATACATCTAGTACCTCTGCAAGAAGAAATTTATAGGAAATTCACATCTCTAGATCACATCAAGGAGTTGTTAATGGAGACTCGCTCTCCTTTGGCTGAACTAAGTGTCTTAAAGAAATTGTGTGATCATCCTAGGCTGCTGTCTGCACGGGTTTATGGCTTGCTGAATCTGGCGAATGTCAAGTTCTCTGCTCAAGATATAAATGaagaagattcctcagaagtgcACAACATTGATCATGTAACTGATGAAACACTGATGAAAGAATCTGGAAAAATGATATTCTTGATGGACCTGCTAAAGAGGCTTCGAGATGAAGGGCATCAGACTTTGGTGTTTTCCCAGTCAAGGCAAATTCTAAACATTGTTGAACGCCTCTTAAAGAGTAAGCACTTTAAGGTGTTGCGAATTGATGGCACAGTTACTCGTCTCTGGGAACGAGAAAAACGAATTCAGTTATTTCAGCAAAATAAAGAGTACTCTGTTTTCCTGCTTACCACTCTTGTAGGCGGTGTTGGCCTGACATTAACCGCAGCCACTAGAGTGGTCATTTTTGACCCTAGCTGGAACCCTGCAACTGATGCTCAGGCTGTGGATAGAGTTTACCGAattggacagaaaaaaaatgttgtgatTTATAGGCTAATCACTTGTGGGACGgtagaggaaaaaatatacaGACGGCAGGTTTTCAAGGACTCATTAATCAGACAGACAACTGGTGATAAGAAGAATCCATTCCGCTATTTTACCAAACAAGAATTAAAAGAGCTCTTTACAATTGAGGATCTTCAGAACTCTGCAACCCAGCTGCAGCTTCAGTCTTTGCATGCTGCTCAGAGGAAATCTGATGAGACGCTAGATGAACACATTGCCTACCTGCACTCTCTGGGCATTGCTGGAATCTCAGACCATGACTTGATCTACACACATGATCTCTCTATTAAAGAAGAGCTTGACGTGATAGAAGAATCTCAATATATTCAACATAGAGTTCAGAAAGCTCAATTCCTTGTTGAATTTGAATCTCAAAATACAGTGGGAAAACAAAGAACTGAAAATGAGGAGGTCTGGCAGAGAGCATCTTCATTACCTTCTCAAACAAAGAAGAGATGCCCTGAATTGAACAAATCACAGCCTCGGCCTTCACCTTTTATAACTACTCATTATACCCAGGGAGATGACATCGGTTCTCAGATGGCAAACATACACCTTGATGATCAGTCCCAAGAGAGTGAGCCACAAGATCTTTCCAGTGTTGCAGTGAATGCTACCATGATGCAAGATAGCTGTCACccatatgaaaataaatttgatgCTGACTCTGCAACTACTTTACCCATGGGGGTTGGAAGTGCAGAAGACATGTGGACTGAATCTTCAGGGGGAACAGCAGAAGTCTGTGGAATTGAAGATGAGGCTGTGCAGGAGGCATTACAAGAGAGGCCTAAGCAAGAATCACTGCAAGAGAGTCCCCGGGGAAGTTTGACTCCTTCATTTAGTCAATCAGTCAGAGCAGAAGCTGAGCCTGGGCCAAATCTAGATGTACAGGATACTGAGGTTTTACATAGCTGCAGTCCCTGGCCCATTAATCCCgtgacaaaggaaaataaaagtgaagaatCAAATACATCCATTATTGAAATATCTCATGACAGCTTGTCAGCATCTCATAGCGCACTGCAGGTTGCTCAAGAAAATGAGGCTGATGCAAAAGAAAAAGCTTTAGCATCTCCACCACAATATGCATGTAATTTTAATCTCTTCCTGGAAGACTCTGCAGACAACAGACAAAATCTCTCCCATCAGTCTTTGGAGCATGTTGGGAAAGAAGAGAGCCCATGTGGTTCTGCAGTTAATTCCAGAGTGGAGTCAGTGCAAGATGAAACAGAAGAAGTAGTAGTTAATGTTAACACCAGAAGCAAAGCTAGAAGGATAATTtcagatgatgaagatgaggatgatttttttaaaggtactTCAAGCACAAGTCCATTCAGCACATCTCCCTTTGAATTTACATCTGTGAAACAATTTGATGCTTCAACTCCCAAAAATACCAGTCAATCTGTAAGGTTCTTTTCACCTAAACTGCCTGAGAGTGTAAATAAATCCACAAGCTCTAGAAGATCTCTGGCTTCTAGGAGGTCTCTGATTAATGTGGCTTTAGACCATGTGGAGGATATGGAAGAAGAACTTGATGATAACTGTAAAGCACAAGGTGCTGCTGCTGATCCCCAAGGAGAAGCTGGCAGTGATGAGTGCACAGAAGAGCAGCCTCCTAGTGAAATACCACCTTCCCAAGACAAGTCTACTGGGCTAAGGATGTCTGAGCCTGGTTCTCCTGCTCTGCTGACCTCTTCTGGTGCTGCTCCTGAGCCTCCATCTGCTGAACCTTTAGTGGATTTGCCCCAGGAGGTGGCAGTGGAGGCTCCCAATGACTATGAGACTCTTGTGGCTCGTGGGAAAGAACTGAAAGAGTGCGGAAAAATACAGGAGGCGCTCGACTGCTTTGTTAAGGCACTTGACATAAAAAGTGCAGATCCTGAAGTCATGCTCATGACTTTAAGTCTGTATAAGCAACTTAGCAACACTTGA